In the genome of Aphidius gifuensis isolate YNYX2018 linkage group LG6, ASM1490517v1, whole genome shotgun sequence, the window aaataataataattaattaagcattattttttttaaatatatatttatgaaaaaaaaaaaaattaaattaaaatcatcaaaaaatttattattaattaaaaaaaaataaataaatgatatttcatTTCGAGAGACTGATcgcagtatatatatatatatatatttttataccattgtaaaaaataagtaaataaatatattttatccttaaaatttcatgtattgttaattaatttaattttcacctTTTTTTGTCTAATGCCTGttcttgttgatttaaaaaaaaaaataaaaaaatatggttgGTTGGTTTGTCATCATGTTCATCGTCATCGGTGGTCTTATGAGAGCCAGCATCGTCTTTACCAGTGTCTGGTGCTTGGTTACAAAATTGCAATTTGAGATGAAGACTATCCTCATTCATTCATTATCACCGCATGTGTATATAGTATACCAGCTAGGATGCCccataattcattttttttttttttttccttcattaTAAACTATAATCAACacattcaatgattttttttatttcaacgtgttaataaaaaataatgcgTCAATTTAAGGATTATCTGTATATACTcttacaatataatattgtgaaaggtatattattatgaaaatattgatattttatttcaatatatatattgaataaaataactgtcaagaaatatatattttttttcaggtaatggctcaattaaaattaaatgaatttttatataatttatgatttttttaaatctaggacacataaatataaaaaaataatttgtttttatacttAAAAACTCGTTCATCAACACATCcaacagataaaaaataaaataaaataaagaaaatgtatattaaaagaaaaacaaaaaaaaaaaaataatagaaactCATTACGTTGAAAGTTACGAGTTCCTCGGTGGCAATGATGATTATTGTTGCTATTAAAATCGGGAAACGTTAGTCATGCACCCGcacatattattttgttcactatatactgtaaataataatacatttttgtaGGACACTTTGtgcattatatatatacctatatatatctTATACAATGTTAAATGTTCATCAGCAAGAAAAATGACGCCAATTCAAATTCATGAAGTCCATGCTTAAATGATTTTACACTTCACGGTGCACCTTGTAAATGGATCTATAGAACTAcatggattttttaaaaaaaataataaaataatcatatactATATTACAATATAGTGCACTGGCACTAGAAATCTGGATGGTTACACATAATATTACACCTTTGTTAATGAGTCCgcacacaatatatattttacatatattgttattgtatAACGCAtagcaaaataaattatcatatattgtataatatttataactaaagtaaaaattaaaatatttttttattcataaatttaattgatcaattttcattaataattaatttgttacaCATTTTTTCAAAAGCCTGCTGTGGGCCATTTAATTTTCACAacgaatatataaaaagccacgattaaattttataaagaaaaacagtttgaacaataaaaaaaaaaagaaaaaagaaaagccCTTGTAACCaggatgatgatggtggtgatgcGATCAACCGACGAGCATTTTTTATACGCAGCTATACAACAACCCCCGAGGGTGAATCACTTAATAGGCCAtgcaatattataatataatttgtatataaaatatatatcgacATAGCTACCCTGCGTATACAGTGCATAGTGCagtgttattgttaaatattacatCAATAAGACCCTCATCCAATTTTAcagcatatacatatattcacgtggctattttttattattttttattttttctattatgcattttctttatcagaaaatataaaaaataaaaaatccaatgTAGTGTGGTGTGTCAACGTGTGTGTTCCAAGGTGAAATATCTCACGTTCACAGCAGGACATTGAACAACGATTAACCGATATTATGTACCccttaacttttttttttattattttcatttcatttctCCACTGTTgtatatgatatatttttcaaaatatatcgACTCAAAaatagagttttttttttttttttttttaataatatttgcaattttattgTGTGTGTTATTTAAACTTCCGGCTTATAGGCATGTTTCGACTTTCGATGgtgggttgaaaaaaaaaaaaaaaatctataataaaaaacaaactcatAAATATGTGGGACACAAATAGGACAGACAATTGACATACGTGTTTATGCTTTTATCTTTTGGATATGTCATCTATACACAACAACACAACaacaaagaataatattaaatcaaaaataaaatatatattcaagttggctcaaagaatataaattattatattttttttctttgtttttacattgttatatattatagatattatatAACAATCCATAAAGCTATGTATGCGCTAAAGTTAATTTGACGATGTAAAtgtcttgtatatatatatagatattttttaaaaagtatacatataggatcttgatgattattatcttGTTCGACGGGTCCATTACCTCCTCAGAAGTagctaattttattttgtcgttattttgtttctttgaTCTTTTGATGTTGCAGCAGCAAACACCTTATACTGTGTCTTGAGTACAAAACATGTCTATAACCAtcatataatgattttttaaaatttattttactcatctgtgtgtttataattattgccAAAATGCATAATAACTGCAATACTGCAACAACACTATACAACAGgtggatatatttatatttatatatcaaaatgaaTGCCAAAGCGACAAATTGTCAAcgaattattgtatttattgccTGTGATGTTTCACTTTAGATAACATTATtctcatgtatttttttaaaagccaaaaatgaaaaaaaaaaaaaaaaacaaatgttttgaaaatagtaaaaataatacattgtaTATTTGTATGTAGTTTGGTTTTGgccaatttaaataaagatcAAGACAAGAACAAGTGGCCACTGCAGTAGCATCTAAAATTGTTTGGCGGTTTCTTTATCATCTTCTCCACTTGTTGTGTTGaacgttaaaaatatttcaagtttatttggTCGTCTGGCGTAACAACACCCAAACAcccaataataaattaattgctgtgaaaaatatttatgccCACGCATATACAATCTCATATCTTTTTGCCATCACACTTGtatattagaattttttatgcCATTCATTATTCTTCTAATCCAgagtggagaaaaaaaaaaaaaaaaaaaaaaaaagtaatcttaTATTCTCACACACACAGTGAGTTACCGATTGCCATCAAACAATGTCCAGTCTTTAAAaggagagagaaaaaaaaatacttaaaagtttttagatactcaagttttattttaatacctctgacatttttttttttttttttttctcatttattataatatttacgcGAGTACAAGTAtttaagtatattttaaaaattttaactcaTACCTATTacctataattaataaacctGCACGGAATTTTCATGTGGGcataaattatgatatttattaatatacattaatattggaaaatatatatataatttattattatcattattatatcgtAAATGTCACGTAGATGTGGAAAACCAAAAAAGGATTCACTTCTTGCATCCATCCATCCAGGGTGGTCTGACGGGAAGTCTATTGATGTCTCTTatcccttttatttttttgttattttttaccaTATACATAACAATACAATACGAAGACGAGTCCTTCCGCACTTCCGTGCACATATTTTACCAAACGATAATACAACCTGCCTACCTGTGTGTGTGGTGCGGATATACATCATTGAAAGTGGATATCCTAtacatataaacaataaaaaattaatatatatattttttattattatcctaTTAAATATGGCGTAATGCTATTGCCATTATTCTAACTGACtactgaattatttttttttcaaaccaaTACACTGTTTTATTCAGACATACCACTGGCTATTAGGTTTATTGGGCTATAGGTTTATTgggttttttgtatttttaaatttttatttatgcaatttaatattgtaaaaataattatattactcctattattgacaattaatcaatttatatctGGAAGAGTGAATGGGAAACGAGATTTAGATTCATTTAGGCGCATAgcccttttcttttttatgtttttattgtttggcACGCGTTTCATGACTCAAAAGACACACGCGCACTCAATGTATTCCCCTGTTAATTTAACCacttatcaattatattttttcaaataaaataaaataaacacttgttatttcaattttaaattaaaaataaaccctGCAGTGTATgctgtatatttaaatttttattaattaaaaaaaataaataaataataacttttgttttttataatttatataaataaataaataaataatacatttaatgaGTATTTGTTGAATATTCGTAATGACTTGATGATGCACTTGGTGATGGTGTTGTGGGACAACTTTTTGATCCTTCACTTGCAATATCAACCAATAAACTTTGTCGACAAAGCATCGATACAGTTGACATACTTGAGCTTTCTTTGactcttgatttttttaatttagcttttttaaatttacttgttaaTTGATGAAATCGTGATTCTTTATTAGATTGTTGTTGCTGATTAAATTGTTCGGATGATCTTGGCAATGAATCATAGCCACGATTTGACAATGTTGATACAGCTGGAGATAATTGAAGTCTTTCAAATGCATTTGATTCAATATTAATCATTCCAACACTTgctgattttattaaatctgcttttgttaaatttttcatttctctatcatcatcatcattatcatcataattatcaacaatttttcttgaatttaactcttgaattttcttttgttctcgttgaaaaaaatcttgtttagctttttgaattttaagtgtCCTCGATGATGccattgttgaattatttttttttttttcataatcaattttaataatttctggCATTGTTTCACTTCGTAACACACCATCagaatcatcatttttataattttttgaaaaatcaattgttgcactttttgatattttttcattattattattattattaaactcaaAACGatatgatgaagatgatgatgacgatgatggtCCAGCAATGGCTTTTCTAACTTCctcttgatatttttccattcttgtttttattcttctttgGGTAACTGGTGATCGCCAAATTGGTGATGCACTTCCACTACTTGTACCAGAACCAGGCATACtaccttcaattttttcattatattttttaatcatcataCGAATACCTGGTGATGTTTCTTTTGGCAAATATgatggtaaatttttatattcttttcttgataatattgGTGATTTTGGTATATCAATTGTCATACGTTTTGATCTttgtaatgaatttttaaattcacttgatttatttattattattttttcattatcatcattatcattattatcattattattactattaatattattactatttttaattttattatcacgttTAAATGGTGAAAAAAcaattctttttgttttaacaaatacattttttggttcttttgttgtttttttaatactttctaatgaattatcatcatcattatttatttttgatgatgacgatggtGTATTTGATGTTATTGACATATCAAGTGTTCCTAAACTCGTTGgtacaacaattttattaagtgtatctttatttaatattattctttcaATATTAGCTCCATGTATGTATTTGCCAACATCTTGATCATTTAATTgctcattttgtattttattattactattgaatgatgatttatcataCCAAATTTGTGTATCAGTTAGTCgtcttgtttttaaattattttttaagcgaCCATGTTGACGTCCAGCAAcagttattattgttttttccatATCCTCTTTCTCTTGGTCTTGTTTGTCTTCcgtttcaatattattattattattactctcattaactgaaatattatttttttcaacatccgCTTTTGTATTTTCAGCATCTAATTAAagcattgacaaaaaaattaaattttaaaataaaaaaaatatatttatattaataatcttaccacttgtaaatttatcatcattatcatcatcatcatcatcaaaaattggATCAGATTGGGCAATAGCAAATCTTAATGAACTATCTGTtgactcatcatcatcatcattattgttgttgtttattgtaattgtaTGAATTTCATCAGGTTCAATAAGAATACCAGCTGGTGATGATTCATGTATTGACGTTACAGTACCAAGTGGTATTGCAATACTTGTTGTTTCACTACTTGCAACACTATAAACTGGTGTTTGATGTGGCTGTAATTTAGTCAATGGACTTGCTGTTTCCTCAATGACATCTTCAATATCAACAATCATAGCTTCTGGCTCATGTTCCAAGTCATCCAAACCAGCATCATCAAGTGTATCTTCTTCATATTGAAATACTGGCTCAATATGTCTGTCAATGTCATTGAGTGATAAACTCCATTGATGACCTTTATTgttgtgattattattaacaactggtttatcaatttttgttcTCCATGATTCAGCAGCAAGTAAACATCCAACAGACTTTGATCTAATTGgagttgatgttgttgttcgGATAACTTGTTTATTacctttaaattaaaatttaatattaataatttatttatttatttatttataaataatatttaaataataaaattaaacaaacttGTAAAATTGACTGATGGTTTTCGAGGATCAGATGATATACCATAACGAAGTGGATCCAATAAACGAAATGTCGAAAGTTCTGGTGTTATACCTTGGCTTTTTTCCCATTCGTataattttcttgtaaatGTTTTAGATATTCCCTCAAAACGATAGTAACCAGTTGATGTATGAACAAGAATCTCTTGAGTTTTTTCTGGTGCTGAGCCAACAACACGATGAAGCTTGGATaatctttgataaaaaaaaagattaaataaataaaatttaattatttttttattataaaatatttaccttgtTTGCCTTTCATTTTCCATTGCtccaataattttatcaagactTTTAAATTCTTCATCTTCAAGTCCCTTCCAGCCTTCAAATTtgttaatgtatttatttttattttcaaatgaatatgATTCTTCTTCATCGTCGTCGTTGTCGtcgtcattatcatcatcatcatcactatcgTCATTATCTTCATCACCATCTTCAtgtttatcttgtttttcttgttttttaattttttctttttcatcatcatcagcagcagcagcaacaacagccaaatgatgatgatgatatttattttcaaaatcttcATGACGTCTGACAgaagttgatttaatttttttccattcttccatttttttaataaaatcatcagaTAAACCAGATGATCCAATGGTATTGTCAATTTTATGTGAATCTGTTTTTGGTGATGAACGCCACAATTGCCAATCAGTTATTCTTCGTTTACTAACTGATCTTGATTCATTGGTCATTGAACCTTTGCTCATTCGTTTCCActcttcaagtttttttttaaattctggtGTTAATCTTTCTTCACATAAAATACGTGTTTCACGTTCACGATTTACTGATCGTAAATCTTTAAtggcttttaatttttcccatTCAGCAAGTTTACGATAAAATTCAGCACCAAGTTTATCATGTAAAAGACGATAATTACGTTGAATTTCAGCTTGTGCTGCTGGATTATTTGTTGATGCATCATTGTCCAAATCTTCAGCACTAGCACTTGCACTATAGCAGCTTGCAGTTACATCAccatctttaaaaaatataaataaataaataaatatttaaatatataaaattaaattaaaaaacaactaaCCATCAAAGAAATATGATGATATACGACTTGGACTTGTTGGCACTGATGTTGGACCAGTTAAAAAAGCACGTTTAACTTTATTCCATTTTGAATTTCTTCTTTGCGTTTTTGGTGATGATCCCAGAGAATCACCTTTTGATGAATGTTGACGTTTATAATCATCATGTACACCCTGTGATGTTTTTGATCTACCCAATGCATATCTACTCACAGATTGTATTGGTGAATCTGGTTCTCgtcgttgttgttgatgttgttgctgttgtaaatttggtgttggtgttgatgGTGGTGTTATTAATTCTGGTGATGACAATGTTCTTAATTCTTCACTCGATGGTACTGTTATTGTAAGCATTGGCGTTAATCTTCTCGTTGTTAAATCACCAACTtgcaatttttgttttgttccatattttttataattaattgacaattggGATGGCTCAGATGTTACTCTTAGACGTGGCTGTCTATCATCAAgctgtttaataaaaaatattaaataaattaacaaaacaaaaaaaaaatacttgttgctgaaataataatactggcAGTACCAGGTGTCTTGTAAGCTCATTgagtatttaacaataatacataatttaaaaataataataattcattactttatgttcagttttttttaagcagcttcattttttttttttttttcagcgaTTAAGACATATGAGatcttttttcgttttaatatatattatacataaatgTGAAGCAGcaaatacacacacatactatttttaaatattattaaagtgGGCTAAGATACAACACACTgtctgctgctgctgctgctggtTTAACTTTTTGGTAAGCATGGTCGTGCGATTGAGAGGATGACGACCtcctcaataaaaaaatattcttattagttaatgaaaattaaaattaaaacttacaTCAGTTCGAAGAATATCTGTAGAATCTAAACTAGATGTCGAATGATTATCATCATGATGTCTTGAATTTCTACTATTTATTTGTCGTCCCAAACTATCACGTCTAAGTTGCATTATGTCTTTCATTTTACTCCAAGGTGTTTTGTGACTTttgtattcaattttattaacatcctaaaatgattatcaaattattaatcgattattttatttttccacaaaaacaaataatatatgacCTTGTTGATGGATGCTTGA includes:
- the LOC122858561 gene encoding bromodomain-containing protein DDB_G0280777: MNCQSEKTKRIIRRKKTRYNFESSDLPPAPPAPPASPSPSSSSSLLLSPNKKLKINKKSTNIDKDISENVENAFERLSKLYALVEEIIEIRDKNSKLFKRVRELERTKASRKANYELEKSITNGQDIYLPDEDVGFAESLLGAMLSSFDDDDNNNNNNNNNHHHQSSRWRDNQIINNHVSPSSPSSPSTIATPTTPTATSSLRKRNFNNSSSIDQRRVSCPIVVGQDNKLSFNRRNSIGKIGKNNYLSTIKRPSLVFGQPKISKWTKVKAAFKWEKAVCNHNNNNNNNCELLNNPTIDNSNNSNNNNSLRYLKIPLDNNGASVVLSEISTPVTPVGTMSSSSSSIDDVFHRSHRTCHSQTRRVTRHDDDIEEKSDSDPSRRSRSLDGETSAPIHDDQASINKDVNKIEYKSHKTPWSKMKDIMQLRRDSLGRQINSRNSRHHDDNHSTSSLDSTDILRTDLDDRQPRLRVTSEPSQLSINYKKYGTKQKLQVGDLTTRRLTPMLTITVPSSEELRTLSSPELITPPSTPTPNLQQQQHQQQRREPDSPIQSVSRYALGRSKTSQGVHDDYKRQHSSKGDSLGSSPKTQRRNSKWNKVKRAFLTGPTSVPTSPSRISSYFFDDGDVTASCYSASASAEDLDNDASTNNPAAQAEIQRNYRLLHDKLGAEFYRKLAEWEKLKAIKDLRSVNRERETRILCEERLTPEFKKKLEEWKRMSKGSMTNESRSVSKRRITDWQLWRSSPKTDSHKIDNTIGSSGLSDDFIKKMEEWKKIKSTSVRRHEDFENKYHHHHLAVVAAAADDDEKEKIKKQEKQDKHEDGDEDNDDSDDDDDNDDDNDDDEEESYSFENKNKYINKFEGWKGLEDEEFKSLDKIIGAMENERQTRLSKLHRVVGSAPEKTQEILVHTSTGYYRFEGISKTFTRKLYEWEKSQGITPELSTFRLLDPLRYGISSDPRKPSVNFTSNKQVIRTTTSTPIRSKSVGCLLAAESWRTKIDKPVVNNNHNNKGHQWSLSLNDIDRHIEPVFQYEEDTLDDAGLDDLEHEPEAMIVDIEDVIEETASPLTKLQPHQTPVYSVASSETTSIAIPLGTVTSIHESSPAGILIEPDEIHTITINNNNNDDDDESTDSSLRFAIAQSDPIFDDDDDDNDDKFTSDAENTKADVEKNNISVNESNNNNNIETEDKQDQEKEDMEKTIITVAGRQHGRLKNNLKTRRLTDTQIWYDKSSFNSNNKIQNEQLNDQDVGKYIHGANIERIILNKDTLNKIVVPTSLGTLDMSITSNTPSSSSKINNDDDNSLESIKKTTKEPKNVFVKTKRIVFSPFKRDNKIKNSNNINSNNNDNNDNDDNEKIIINKSSEFKNSLQRSKRMTIDIPKSPILSRKEYKNLPSYLPKETSPGIRMMIKKYNEKIEGSMPGSGTSSGSASPIWRSPVTQRRIKTRMEKYQEEVRKAIAGPSSSSSSSSYRFEFNNNNNNEKISKSATIDFSKNYKNDDSDGVLRSETMPEIIKIDYEKKKNNSTMASSRTLKIQKAKQDFFQREQKKIQELNSRKIVDNYDDNDDDDREMKNLTKADLIKSASVGMINIESNAFERLQLSPAVSTLSNRGYDSLPRSSEQFNQQQQSNKESRFHQLTSKFKKAKLKKSRVKESSSMSTVSMLCRQSLLVDIASEGSKSCPTTPSPSASSSHYEYSTNTH